The DNA segment TCATAAATGATACGACGACGATAATTGCGAGAATAGAAATCGAAGATTTACCTCGTCCTTTCACTGCCCGATTTTGGCGCGGTGTGCCGTTCGTCTTTAGTGGTACTGAATTACCGTTGTAAATTTCTTTCGCCATTATCTATTCGTTATTCCTGCGGTTAAAAAATATTATTATAATTTGCTAAACCCGTTCAGCAACTCTCATTTTTGCGCTCCGAGCGCGTGGATTCTGAATAATTTCTTTTTCTTCAGGTTCAATCGGTTTTTTCACTATTAACTTTAACATCGGTGTTTGTATCTTATCAGGTAAAAACTTATTCCCCGACGGAACTGATTTTTGGGATGCTGAACGAAAAGTATCTTTAACTATTCGGTCTTCCAGAGAGTGATATGATAAAACCACAATTCGTCCGCCCGGCTGTAAAATGCCGATCGCATCAGTTAAACCTTTTCTTAAATTTTCTAGTTCATTATTAACATCAATTCGAATTGCCTGAAATATTCTCGCAATCGATTTTTGCAAAAACTTGCCTGAAATACATAGTTCTACAATTGCCGCCAACTCTTTTGTTGTTTCAATTTTTTTCTCGTTCCGCATCTCTATTATTTTATTAGCAATACGACTGGAGAATCTTTCCTCTCCGTATTCCCGGAATATTTTTATTAACCGTTCCCGGGAATATGAATTCACAACATCGGAAGCGGAAATTTTCTGCTTAGTATTCATTCTCATATCAAGCGGTCCATCTGATTGATAACTGAATCCCCGCATTCTGTCATCAATTTGATGAGACGATATGCCAAGATCGAAAATAATTCCATTTATCTTTTCAAAACCAACCTGTCGTATTTCCGACTTGATATTGGAAAAATTATTTTGACAGAAATGAACACGTGGTTGAAATCTCGACAACTTATTCTTCGCGCTTTCAATCGCTTCAGCATCTTCATCGAAACCGATGAGTTGACCGCTGTTCGATAACCGATTCATTACCGATTCGGCATGTCCACCGCCGCCAAGTGTACCGTCTACATAAATTCCACCTGGTTCTGTTATCAGAAATTGAAGCACTGCTTCAACAAGAACCGGTACGTGGAAGCTGTTGATCATTTTTTTAATACTACCGAATGAAGTTAATTCTTATTGCATTATCTTTGCGGCAATTTTTTCATAACTTTCCGGTTGGTCTAATTTGTACTCTTCATATGTCTTAGGATTCCACAATTCAATTTTATCGAGTGTGCCTATGATGCGAACTTCGTTTTGGATATCTGCGTATACACGAAGCTCCGGTGGGATCGAGATACGTTGCTGCGTATCAAGCTGACTTTCTTGCGCGAATTCCAAAGTTGCTCTTATAAAACGCCTGCTTTCGGGATCGTTCGCCGAAAGTCCGCGCAAACTCGATTCTAATTTATTCCATTCGTCTAACGGATATACAAAAAGACACTGCTCAAATCCTCGTGTCACAACAAATGTATCATTGGCTTCGGGTGAAACATACTTACGTAATTTCGCCGGAAGACTCACTCTTCCTTTATCATCAACAGAGTACATATATGAACCTTTAAAAGACGACATAATTAAATTTTAAACCCTTTAAAATGAAAAATATTTCACACCATTATTCCCCACTTTTCCCCACCGTGAAGTTCCAATTTACGGTTTTTTTGATGAAAGTCAAGTAATTTAGAAGAAAAATAATAAAAAATCTGTTTATTAATGGTGGGTAAGAATCGAGAGCTCAAAAACTGTCGAAATTATGCAATTTTTGAGCTTATTAAGGTGGGGATTTAGGATGAAAAAATGTGTAACTTTTAATAGTTTAAAAGAATTTTTACCGATTTGTTATAAGATTTCTATGATGTAAAAAAATGAATTCTACTATATATCAGCTATGACGGATAGAGATTATATCTCCGTCGTTGACAATATACTCCTTACCTTCAAGCCGCCATAGCCCCTTTTCCTTAACTTTTGAAAAAGAACCTTCATTATCGATGAAATCTTGATAACCAACAACCTCGGCTCTGATAAATTTGTCGAAGAAATCACTATGAATTGCACCGGCTGCCTCTTGTGCGCTCATTTCTTTTCGTATCGTCCACGCTCTGCATTCATCTTCTCCTACGGTAAAAAATGAATGGAGCCCTAATAAAGAATATGCCTCACGCACAATAACATCGAGCGCAGATTCCCGAATGCCATACTCATGCATAAAATTTTTTGTTTCTTCATCTTCGAGGAGAGTTAACTCCATTTCAATTTTTCCTGAGAATGATACAACATCTGTGTTTTTACCCGATTTATTTTCTTGTACACTTTTTAGTATAATGTTCGATGATGAGAGTTGTTTCTCGTCGAGATTCAGAACGATTAACATAGGTTTGACTGTCAGAAGAGAATATGATTTTAGGATATGAATTTCGCTTTTTGTAAGTTCCGCTTCACGCAACGGTTTTTCATCGTGCAGATACTGTATACATTTTTCGAGCACGGGTAATTCGCGTTTTTGTTCATCAGTTGAATTTTTTTGGAATTGTTTTTTAATCCGTTCTATGCGTGCTTCAAGTATCGCCATATCCGAAAGTATAAACTCTGTTTCTATTATAGAAATGTCACGGAGCGGATCGATGTT comes from the Ignavibacteriales bacterium genome and includes:
- the rsmH gene encoding 16S rRNA (cytosine(1402)-N(4))-methyltransferase RsmH yields the protein MINSFHVPVLVEAVLQFLITEPGGIYVDGTLGGGGHAESVMNRLSNSGQLIGFDEDAEAIESAKNKLSRFQPRVHFCQNNFSNIKSEIRQVGFEKINGIIFDLGISSHQIDDRMRGFSYQSDGPLDMRMNTKQKISASDVVNSYSRERLIKIFREYGEERFSSRIANKIIEMRNEKKIETTKELAAIVELCISGKFLQKSIARIFQAIRIDVNNELENLRKGLTDAIGILQPGGRIVVLSYHSLEDRIVKDTFRSASQKSVPSGNKFLPDKIQTPMLKLIVKKPIEPEEKEIIQNPRARSAKMRVAERV
- the mraZ gene encoding division/cell wall cluster transcriptional repressor MraZ, with amino-acid sequence MSSFKGSYMYSVDDKGRVSLPAKLRKYVSPEANDTFVVTRGFEQCLFVYPLDEWNKLESSLRGLSANDPESRRFIRATLEFAQESQLDTQQRISIPPELRVYADIQNEVRIIGTLDKIELWNPKTYEEYKLDQPESYEKIAAKIMQ
- the ychF gene encoding redox-regulated ATPase YchF; amino-acid sequence: MVIGIVGLPFSGKSTLFQTITKAHQDGSSSGKRASQQAIIKVPDKRLEALIEIFSPQKSNYATIELIDVVGLQRGDSGGTQFTTNFLSNVKTTDALVQVVRVFENDAVPHPEGNIDPLRDISIIETEFILSDMAILEARIERIKKQFQKNSTDEQKRELPVLEKCIQYLHDEKPLREAELTKSEIHILKSYSLLTVKPMLIVLNLDEKQLSSSNIILKSVQENKSGKNTDVVSFSGKIEMELTLLEDEETKNFMHEYGIRESALDVIVREAYSLLGLHSFFTVGEDECRAWTIRKEMSAQEAAGAIHSDFFDKFIRAEVVGYQDFIDNEGSFSKVKEKGLWRLEGKEYIVNDGDIISIRHS